A portion of the Candidatus Binatota bacterium genome contains these proteins:
- a CDS encoding D-alanine--D-alanine ligase, with the protein MAGNSLNVLLLAGGPSGEHPVSLRSARAVRESLLAAGHAVTVLGVTGSGAWKAGDFDDLLERAATELVNVDEQAGRAVSLAWDGTHSRLLYLDDGSSVDVARPDLVFPVLHGPGGEDGSLQGLLDCNHLPYVGSGCAASALCMDKLLSKQLAAAAGIAQVQFFDASGLDAGETAARLDQAFGYPCFVKPANLGSSVGISRVASAGDLQAALAEARRWDQRVIVEQGTDAREIELAMLGDWSQVAISPPGEIVSPGGFYDFEQKYSGNSETTLLVPADLEDATLAEMEDFARRFWRVAGCHGLCRADFFVEKSTQRVLFNEVNTMPGFTPISMYPRLWAEAGIQSAELVDSLLRIALERAELSSATRA; encoded by the coding sequence ATGGCTGGCAACTCGCTTAACGTACTTCTCCTTGCCGGGGGACCGTCGGGCGAACACCCCGTGTCGCTGAGGTCGGCCCGCGCGGTGCGCGAATCCCTGCTGGCCGCCGGCCACGCGGTAACAGTGCTGGGAGTGACCGGCTCGGGGGCCTGGAAGGCAGGCGATTTTGACGACTTGCTCGAAAGAGCAGCCACCGAGCTGGTAAACGTGGACGAGCAGGCCGGGCGAGCGGTCAGCCTGGCCTGGGACGGCACGCACAGCAGGCTGCTCTATCTCGACGACGGCTCAAGCGTAGACGTAGCCAGGCCCGACCTGGTGTTTCCGGTCCTGCATGGGCCCGGTGGTGAAGACGGCAGCCTGCAGGGCTTGCTCGACTGCAACCACCTGCCCTACGTGGGCTCCGGCTGTGCGGCCTCGGCCCTGTGCATGGACAAACTGCTGTCCAAGCAGCTGGCCGCCGCCGCCGGGATAGCGCAGGTTCAGTTCTTCGACGCCTCGGGCCTCGACGCCGGCGAGACAGCAGCGCGGCTGGACCAGGCCTTCGGCTACCCCTGCTTCGTTAAGCCGGCCAACCTGGGCTCCTCGGTAGGTATCAGCAGGGTTGCCTCGGCCGGGGACCTGCAGGCGGCGCTGGCCGAAGCCCGGCGCTGGGACCAGCGGGTCATCGTTGAACAGGGCACGGATGCCAGGGAGATAGAGCTGGCGATGCTCGGCGACTGGTCCCAGGTGGCTATATCGCCGCCCGGAGAGATCGTTTCGCCCGGCGGCTTCTACGACTTCGAGCAGAAGTATAGCGGCAACAGCGAAACCACCTTGCTGGTCCCCGCCGATCTCGAAGATGCCACCCTCGCCGAGATGGAAGACTTCGCGCGCCGTTTCTGGCGTGTCGCGGGTTGCCACGGCCTGTGCCGCGCCGATTTCTTTGTTGAGAAATCCACGCAGCGGGTTCTCTTCAACGAGGTCAACACCATGCCCGGCTTCACGCCGATAAGCATGTACCCGCGCCTGTGGGCCGAGGCCGGAATACAATCGGCCGAGCTGGTGGACAGCTTGCTGAGAATCGCCCTTGAGCGCGCCGAGCTCAGCTCCGCAACACGCGCCTGA
- a CDS encoding biopolymer transporter ExbD produces the protein MIDMAFLLITFFIMSIRFGQAGEETIELPNADQAREVTDERVELVTVNVSGEGVYLVSGVQRSRAELYRYIEARKAEASEHRKLEIVVRGDRSSRFENVQAVMRMAADAGVTDVSLAALQATDDVEQR, from the coding sequence ATGATAGACATGGCATTTCTGCTCATAACCTTCTTCATCATGTCGATCCGTTTCGGCCAGGCGGGAGAAGAAACCATAGAGCTGCCCAACGCCGACCAGGCCCGCGAGGTAACCGACGAGCGCGTTGAGCTCGTGACCGTCAACGTGTCGGGCGAAGGCGTGTACCTGGTGTCGGGCGTACAACGGTCAAGGGCTGAACTGTACCGCTACATCGAGGCGCGCAAGGCAGAGGCCAGCGAACACCGCAAACTCGAAATCGTGGTGCGCGGCGACCGCTCGAGTCGTTTTGAGAACGTACAGGCGGTGATGCGGATGGCTGCCGACGCCGGGGTCACCGACGTGAGCCTCGCGGCCTTACAGGCCACCGACGACGTGGAGCAGAGGTAG
- a CDS encoding LysR family transcriptional regulator codes for MHIETLKIFCDVVENQSFSLAATQNYITQSAVSQQVRGLEERYGKRLLDRKRGSVRPTAAGDILHRGARELLHTFNEMEAQLQGLSNVVTGSIRVGTVHSVGLYELSEPLKAYFADFPMVNVYLEYDRSSHVYEQVLRANVDLGIVAYPTARAQITVLDFRTDQLVVVCIPEHPLAERGKIALADLEGEKFVGFEKGIPTRLALDRRFAERNVEVQYVAELDNIEMVKRLVEVGAGIAIIPEKACINEVNNGSLVKLELTDPGMTRPIGIIHRTGKHFSPAAEKFIEYMQSAPKSDIG; via the coding sequence ATGCATATAGAGACACTGAAGATTTTCTGTGACGTGGTGGAGAACCAGAGCTTCTCGCTGGCTGCCACGCAGAACTACATAACCCAGTCGGCCGTAAGCCAGCAGGTCCGGGGTCTCGAGGAGCGCTACGGTAAGCGCTTGCTCGACAGGAAGCGTGGGAGCGTGAGGCCCACGGCCGCCGGCGACATTCTTCATCGTGGCGCGCGCGAGCTGCTGCACACCTTCAACGAAATGGAGGCCCAGCTGCAGGGGCTGAGCAACGTGGTGACGGGCAGCATCCGCGTGGGCACCGTTCACAGCGTTGGCCTGTACGAACTTTCGGAACCGCTGAAGGCCTACTTCGCTGATTTTCCCATGGTCAACGTTTACCTCGAGTACGATCGTTCGAGCCACGTTTACGAGCAGGTGCTACGGGCCAACGTCGACCTGGGCATCGTAGCTTACCCCACGGCCCGCGCCCAGATCACCGTCCTCGATTTCAGAACCGACCAACTGGTGGTCGTCTGTATTCCCGAACACCCGCTGGCCGAGCGCGGCAAGATCGCGCTGGCCGATCTCGAGGGAGAGAAGTTCGTTGGCTTCGAAAAGGGCATCCCCACCCGCCTGGCTCTCGATCGACGTTTTGCGGAGCGTAACGTTGAGGTCCAGTACGTCGCCGAACTGGACAACATCGAAATGGTCAAGCGGCTGGTCGAGGTAGGCGCGGGCATTGCGATTATTCCCGAGAAGGCCTGCATCAACGAGGTCAACAACGGCAGCCTGGTTAAACTCGAGTTGACCGACCCGGGCATGACGCGGCCGATCGGCATAATCCACCGCACGGGCAAGCACTTCAGCCCGGCGGCCGAGAAGTTCATCGAGTACATGCAGTCCGCGCCCAAGTCCGACATCGGCTGA
- a CDS encoding MotA/TolQ/ExbB proton channel family protein: MNKRKNSTTPGSASKAAVFNATALLLSAVFLLSATPAAAQEGAAKAANGALNYSLMDLVQFGGIVGYVILLLSVVAVALIVEYTLSIRRKTLMPEEERVDLRKMLDEGRFDELRTKTASGESSFFGRVVSAGVKEHDRGYEAVVKAMEDSADENAGRLLRKIEHLNMIANIAPMLGLLGTVMGMVNSFNQISVAVGGVDPRRLAGGIFEALMTTVMGLIVAIPSLYAFGMFRNRVDALSAEVVAEAEDAVSPLRNGISGK, translated from the coding sequence ATGAACAAGCGCAAAAACTCCACCACACCCGGGTCGGCGAGCAAGGCTGCCGTCTTCAATGCCACTGCCTTGCTGCTGTCGGCCGTGTTCCTGCTGTCGGCGACGCCGGCGGCGGCCCAGGAGGGCGCTGCGAAGGCGGCCAACGGTGCCCTCAACTACAGCCTCATGGACCTCGTGCAATTCGGCGGCATCGTGGGCTACGTCATCCTGCTGTTGTCGGTGGTAGCCGTCGCCCTGATCGTGGAATACACGCTGTCAATCAGGCGTAAGACCCTCATGCCTGAAGAAGAACGCGTGGACCTGCGCAAGATGCTCGACGAAGGACGCTTTGACGAGCTGCGGACAAAAACCGCCTCGGGTGAGAGCTCGTTCTTCGGGCGCGTAGTTTCGGCAGGGGTAAAGGAACACGACCGCGGCTACGAAGCTGTCGTCAAGGCGATGGAAGATAGCGCCGACGAAAACGCCGGCCGGCTGCTGCGAAAAATCGAACACCTCAACATGATCGCCAACATCGCACCCATGCTCGGCCTGCTGGGTACCGTGATGGGCATGGTCAATTCGTTCAACCAGATATCGGTCGCCGTCGGTGGCGTTGATCCGCGCAGGCTCGCGGGCGGTATATTTGAAGCCTTGATGACCACCGTCATGGGCCTGATCGTGGCCATCCCCTCCTTGTATGCCTTCGGCATGTTCCGCAACCGGGTCGACGCGCTGTCGGCCGAGGTAGTGGCCGAGGCCGAGGACGCAGTGTCGCCGCTGAGGAACGGAATCTCCGGCAAGTGA
- a CDS encoding dephospho-CoA kinase — protein MIGLTGGIGSGKSTAAAIMASLGGVVIDADRIAHEIYFPGTDGHAAVLGLFGDGVLAPDGSIDRQLLGQVVFNDRSKLAQLNGLIHPLVRSEVAGRMADAHRDHPQSVVVVEAALMTETGWTGGEGELWAVLTDPELVVGRLVSGRGMTVNEVSLRVAAQTDNDARRAVADRVIENNGTVDELERAVEVAWLEFTGEGPAA, from the coding sequence ATGATAGGTCTCACGGGGGGCATCGGCTCCGGAAAATCCACGGCCGCCGCCATAATGGCGTCGCTCGGCGGAGTGGTTATCGACGCCGACCGTATTGCCCACGAGATTTATTTCCCCGGCACCGACGGGCACGCGGCGGTGCTCGGACTGTTCGGCGATGGTGTGTTGGCTCCTGACGGAAGCATCGACCGGCAGTTGCTCGGGCAAGTGGTCTTCAACGATCGCAGCAAGCTCGCGCAGCTCAACGGGCTCATTCATCCGCTGGTGCGAAGCGAGGTTGCGGGGCGCATGGCCGATGCCCACCGCGACCACCCGCAAAGCGTGGTCGTGGTTGAGGCCGCGTTGATGACCGAGACCGGCTGGACCGGCGGTGAGGGCGAACTGTGGGCCGTGCTCACCGACCCCGAACTGGTGGTGGGCAGGTTGGTGTCGGGGCGGGGCATGACCGTAAACGAAGTGAGCCTGCGGGTGGCCGCGCAGACCGACAACGATGCGCGCCGCGCGGTGGCCGACCGGGTGATCGAGAACAACGGCACCGTGGACGAGCTGGAACGCGCCGTTGAGGTCGCGTGGTTGGAGTTCACCGGCGAGGGGCCGGCTGCTTGA
- a CDS encoding biopolymer transporter ExbD, protein MRRPRTSNSDRGSGELHMAPLIDCVFLLLTYFLFTISLATVEGLLTSKLAMGGEMEEKRFDLKLQEKETIVRLVHAGESVQYFIDDWPAADFAAVAEHLKGIPEQSLVVIDASASIPYEHVIRLYNQCLRLSLANVVFPLSSRSGTMGTAPRL, encoded by the coding sequence TTGCGTCGACCGAGAACATCGAACTCCGATCGCGGATCGGGCGAGCTGCACATGGCGCCGCTGATCGACTGCGTGTTCCTGCTGCTCACCTATTTTCTGTTCACCATTTCGTTGGCGACCGTCGAGGGCCTACTGACTTCAAAGCTCGCCATGGGCGGCGAAATGGAAGAGAAGCGCTTCGACCTCAAGCTGCAGGAGAAAGAAACCATCGTACGCCTGGTCCACGCCGGCGAGAGCGTGCAGTACTTCATCGACGACTGGCCCGCAGCTGACTTCGCCGCCGTGGCCGAGCACCTGAAAGGCATCCCCGAGCAATCGCTGGTGGTCATCGATGCGTCTGCCTCTATTCCCTACGAACACGTCATCCGCCTCTACAACCAGTGCCTGCGCCTATCGCTGGCCAACGTGGTCTTTCCTCTTTCTTCGCGCAGCGGGACCATGGGGACAGCCCCGCGCCTGTGA
- a CDS encoding tetratricopeptide repeat protein has translation MPAVILATVLTALSLLPGIAAADDLEELRGLLREVTARAESLDRRAWNRDAEKSLTEKAENAVDLFHRLAGSGKMDSPTAQLTLSTVERTRERYTTEIRRMQDDVIEVDGDLEAAQDSAAWKQREVLAQRLLYRLNWIRYELAMRYESRGQQRTRLLQRAERGFADFLGASDRAVALECLYGHGLTLKAMKRYDEALDDLHAALDMSPAAARATDIRAAVAGIALATGRIETALRQTASLLAGAGKEEDRLRATFLRAKALLLALGKYRDRYDDRSRGSMRLEAARMLERLHASPGYWRSKASQLVDAGVEDPLEWTAAGTGGFVTLLIADSLRRRGDCPRAQPLYDALFERNEYLSEARLGRGFCFFHSGKWEDSITELGQALEEAGPVAREQAAWFMFKAAESLYLSADDQARDAAALRYSKLARAFVDAAPRHENAWEAWFRLGEWHRDHRQYLDCADAFARVRGDAAFMLKSRFQSAQCAFQSITDRDPGDDPDIDELANALASLDGFLSHSADFRKRTSAGRGTAGLLDPLEARATVMAAALAGRLEAASESLKPSAVDRLAGFELQFPEQADLLPEVLVLRAYSFRRLQDPVRAARAVDQLAGLDGNEGNEQLRKLGVLFLKDAASIAQDGDEALARSYRKIALSAWEGLLAHTDAGDPRAADIRRLVVDLRSQTSS, from the coding sequence GTGCCTGCCGTGATCCTGGCTACCGTATTGACGGCGCTGTCGCTGCTGCCCGGGATCGCGGCGGCCGATGACCTGGAGGAGCTGCGCGGCCTGCTGCGCGAGGTCACAGCCCGGGCCGAGTCGCTCGACCGCCGCGCCTGGAATCGCGATGCGGAGAAATCGCTTACCGAGAAAGCTGAGAATGCCGTGGACCTGTTCCACCGCCTGGCCGGCAGCGGAAAGATGGACAGCCCCACTGCGCAGTTGACCCTGTCAACCGTCGAGCGAACCCGCGAGCGGTACACCACCGAGATCCGGCGTATGCAGGACGACGTCATAGAGGTGGACGGCGACCTCGAGGCCGCCCAAGACAGCGCCGCCTGGAAGCAGCGCGAGGTGTTGGCGCAAAGACTCCTCTACCGACTCAACTGGATTCGCTATGAGCTTGCGATGCGCTACGAAAGTCGCGGGCAGCAACGCACGCGGCTACTGCAACGCGCCGAACGGGGTTTCGCGGACTTCCTTGGCGCGAGCGATCGTGCAGTGGCCCTGGAGTGTCTCTACGGACACGGCCTGACTCTGAAGGCGATGAAGCGATACGACGAGGCTCTCGACGACCTCCATGCCGCACTCGACATGAGCCCGGCCGCCGCGCGAGCCACCGACATACGAGCAGCGGTGGCTGGCATCGCCTTGGCCACCGGTCGAATCGAAACCGCCTTGCGACAGACCGCAAGCCTGCTGGCCGGCGCCGGCAAAGAAGAGGACCGGTTGCGCGCCACGTTTCTGCGGGCCAAAGCCCTGCTGCTGGCCCTCGGAAAATACCGCGACCGCTACGACGACCGCAGCAGGGGTTCCATGCGCCTGGAGGCGGCGCGCATGCTCGAGAGATTGCACGCCAGCCCCGGCTACTGGCGCTCCAAGGCCAGCCAGTTGGTAGACGCCGGGGTAGAGGACCCCCTGGAATGGACAGCGGCCGGCACCGGTGGATTCGTAACGTTGCTCATCGCCGACTCGCTGAGAAGGCGTGGTGACTGCCCGCGGGCGCAGCCGCTGTACGATGCTCTCTTTGAACGCAATGAATACCTGTCCGAGGCCAGGCTTGGACGCGGCTTCTGCTTCTTCCATTCGGGCAAGTGGGAAGACAGCATCACCGAGCTCGGGCAGGCCCTTGAAGAAGCCGGCCCGGTGGCTCGGGAACAGGCCGCCTGGTTCATGTTCAAGGCCGCCGAGTCTCTGTACCTCTCGGCCGACGATCAGGCACGCGACGCAGCCGCCTTGCGCTACTCTAAACTCGCCCGTGCATTCGTCGACGCCGCGCCCCGCCACGAGAACGCCTGGGAAGCGTGGTTCCGCCTCGGTGAGTGGCACCGCGACCATCGCCAGTACCTCGACTGTGCCGACGCTTTCGCGCGTGTACGCGGCGACGCCGCTTTCATGCTCAAGTCGAGATTCCAATCGGCGCAGTGCGCGTTCCAGTCGATCACCGACCGCGACCCGGGCGATGACCCCGATATCGACGAGCTGGCAAACGCGCTCGCGTCACTGGACGGTTTCCTCTCGCACTCCGCCGACTTCCGTAAGCGGACATCGGCTGGCCGAGGTACCGCCGGTTTGCTGGATCCGCTCGAGGCAAGGGCAACGGTGATGGCCGCCGCGCTGGCGGGCCGACTCGAAGCTGCAAGCGAATCGCTGAAGCCATCGGCAGTGGACAGGCTTGCCGGCTTCGAGCTGCAGTTTCCCGAGCAGGCCGACCTGCTGCCAGAGGTGCTCGTGCTGCGGGCCTACTCTTTCCGTCGCCTGCAGGACCCGGTCCGGGCCGCCCGGGCGGTAGACCAACTGGCCGGACTCGACGGCAACGAGGGTAATGAGCAGCTGCGCAAACTTGGAGTGCTGTTTCTCAAGGACGCGGCCAGCATCGCCCAGGACGGCGACGAGGCCCTGGCCCGGAGCTACAGGAAGATCGCGCTCAGTGCCTGGGAAGGACTGCTCGCGCACACTGACGCAGGGGACCCGCGCGCCGCCGACATCCGCCGCCTGGTCGTCGACCTACGAAGCCAGACCAGCTCCTGA
- a CDS encoding TIGR03560 family F420-dependent LLM class oxidoreductase: MKRELTFSLFLPQAATDWPALRAKALLIEQQGWDGLWLVDHFFAGGSRGLDFFEGWTALSALAEATDRLRLGLLVSCNSYRNPALVAKMACTLDRISDGRLELGMGSGWMEEEYLAYGFEFAGVRERLDRLDEGLEIIRGMLSGGSTTFEGRYYKVLDAPCEPRPVQEPLPITVGGAGEKVLLRIVARHATRWNCPMPEAPEIPRLRKVLEAHCREVGRDPDEITISEQTAVIIGRDEKQVAEKLELAKLMIGGFVDIETMTVVGTPDQVTESLLAKTRGGVTDFTVLFGDFGEPDSLELFSEQVVPALREGFASS, encoded by the coding sequence ATGAAGCGCGAGCTGACGTTTTCCCTGTTCTTACCGCAAGCAGCCACCGACTGGCCGGCCCTTCGAGCCAAGGCCCTGCTCATCGAACAACAGGGCTGGGACGGCCTCTGGCTGGTCGATCACTTCTTCGCAGGCGGATCCCGGGGCCTGGATTTTTTTGAGGGCTGGACCGCCCTGTCCGCCCTGGCAGAGGCCACCGACCGGCTTCGGCTTGGCCTGCTCGTGAGCTGCAACTCCTACCGCAACCCGGCATTGGTGGCGAAAATGGCCTGCACGCTCGACCGCATCAGCGACGGCCGTCTCGAGCTGGGCATGGGCAGCGGTTGGATGGAAGAAGAATACCTGGCCTACGGCTTCGAATTTGCCGGCGTACGCGAACGCCTCGATCGACTGGACGAGGGTCTCGAAATAATACGCGGCATGTTAAGCGGGGGGAGCACAACTTTCGAAGGCCGCTACTACAAGGTACTCGACGCGCCCTGCGAGCCCCGGCCCGTGCAGGAGCCCTTGCCCATAACCGTGGGCGGCGCGGGCGAAAAGGTGTTGCTGCGCATCGTCGCGCGCCACGCAACGCGCTGGAACTGCCCCATGCCCGAAGCGCCCGAGATTCCCAGGCTGCGAAAGGTGCTCGAGGCTCACTGCAGGGAAGTCGGACGTGACCCCGACGAGATAACCATAAGTGAGCAGACCGCGGTGATCATCGGGCGCGACGAAAAACAGGTGGCCGAAAAACTCGAACTGGCAAAACTCATGATTGGTGGCTTCGTGGACATCGAAACCATGACAGTGGTGGGCACACCCGACCAGGTTACCGAGAGCCTGCTGGCTAAGACCAGGGGCGGGGTGACAGACTTCACCGTTCTTTTTGGCGATTTCGGCGAGCCCGATTCACTCGAGCTTTTCAGCGAACAGGTCGTGCCCGCCCTGCGCGAGGGCTTCGCCTCGAGCTGA
- a CDS encoding CDP-alcohol phosphatidyltransferase family protein, translating to MLRLLERRVKPVFGPQHLLSLSRVLLGVLVLLELARTPTSALVLPAVVLACLSDWYDGRVARTRHEESNTGRLVDNLSDAAFLALAFTGFALATTWSHPLTGSAVRYTEHANWLPVAALVLSFGSYSGRWLITSRRGQGMLSSERGHAAGVANYVLALLGGLAVFPGVFVTRWLLEPAFVTVVLMNATAAVDNVGLVFRTRVSQK from the coding sequence CTGCTTCGCCTGCTGGAGCGGAGGGTGAAGCCGGTGTTTGGGCCCCAGCACCTGCTCAGCCTGAGCAGGGTGTTGCTGGGCGTCCTGGTACTGCTTGAGCTGGCCCGCACCCCGACGTCTGCGTTGGTGTTACCGGCTGTCGTGCTGGCCTGCCTCAGCGACTGGTACGACGGCAGGGTGGCAAGGACCCGACACGAGGAGAGCAACACCGGTCGCCTGGTCGATAACCTGTCGGACGCTGCCTTCCTCGCCCTGGCTTTCACCGGCTTCGCGCTCGCGACCACCTGGAGTCACCCCCTTACCGGTTCGGCCGTGCGTTACACCGAGCATGCCAACTGGCTTCCGGTCGCGGCCCTGGTCCTGTCCTTTGGCAGTTACTCGGGGAGGTGGTTGATCACCTCCCGGCGTGGCCAGGGCATGTTGAGCTCAGAGCGGGGACACGCCGCGGGCGTAGCTAATTACGTGCTGGCACTGCTGGGCGGCCTGGCGGTTTTTCCCGGAGTGTTTGTAACCCGCTGGCTGCTTGAGCCCGCCTTCGTTACGGTTGTGCTCATGAACGCCACCGCGGCAGTCGACAACGTCGGCCTGGTATTCCGCACGCGGGTGTCTCAAAAATGA
- a CDS encoding fatty-acid--CoA ligase encodes MVGVHRRGAGCLNLADRIEQAARRWAGDIALLTVSSDPDDPGGGPVTGRTTWEELYSMVMGLCSGLADGGLRRGDRLAVLMHNSCEMVASEWACLVAGFVWVSFNTRSSAAELTGLLADCSPGVLLVSNECAGLVGSVQIPESCRLVFVGSEDWSQLLAAPIGGKGWAQEGWAAPAEDDAVRIRYTSGTSGKQRGVVQPLRCYDGSIEAVTEVLGDPGRDEVLLQVAPMTHAAGAMLLPCLLGGGRAVLLDRFDARCFGPLVRAHAVTSVFLVPTMLARVLDRDSVAADLSSLRRVIYGGAPMPVDRLLQGLELLGQVFIQIYGLTECTWPATTLLQSEHPLSGSLDERSSRLRSCGRPARRVEVRVVDEAGRDVVGALPGEVLLRGPNTMSGYWRAGKKSPGQASADERDPRGLDEQGWVHTGDLGFFDDEGFLTVLDRLDDTIITGGFNVHPREVEDALSSHPAVLESAVVGRDDPEWGRSVHAVVVCRPGAQVDEQELKQHCAALLSAYKKPRTVEFADSLPRNPSGKTLRRVLRS; translated from the coding sequence GTGGTTGGAGTTCACCGGCGAGGGGCCGGCTGCTTGAACCTGGCCGATCGTATCGAGCAGGCGGCCCGGCGCTGGGCCGGCGATATCGCACTGCTCACTGTCAGCTCGGATCCTGATGACCCCGGCGGCGGTCCGGTAACGGGGCGGACCACCTGGGAAGAACTCTACTCCATGGTAATGGGGTTGTGTTCGGGGCTCGCCGATGGGGGCTTGCGCCGCGGCGACCGGCTCGCGGTCCTCATGCACAACAGTTGCGAGATGGTGGCCAGCGAGTGGGCCTGCCTCGTGGCCGGCTTCGTCTGGGTGAGCTTCAACACGCGCAGCTCGGCGGCCGAGCTTACCGGGCTGTTGGCTGATTGCAGTCCCGGCGTGCTGCTGGTGTCCAACGAGTGCGCGGGGCTGGTGGGGTCGGTACAGATTCCCGAGAGCTGCCGGTTGGTATTCGTAGGCAGCGAGGACTGGTCGCAACTGCTTGCTGCTCCCATTGGCGGAAAGGGATGGGCGCAGGAGGGCTGGGCCGCGCCCGCTGAAGACGATGCTGTAAGGATACGCTACACCTCGGGGACCTCGGGCAAACAGCGCGGGGTCGTACAGCCGCTGCGTTGTTACGACGGGTCGATTGAGGCGGTGACCGAGGTGTTGGGCGACCCCGGCCGTGACGAGGTGTTGTTGCAGGTGGCGCCGATGACCCACGCTGCTGGTGCGATGCTGCTGCCCTGTTTGCTCGGCGGTGGCCGGGCGGTGTTACTCGATCGTTTTGACGCCCGTTGCTTCGGGCCCCTGGTGCGCGCGCACGCGGTGACCTCGGTTTTTCTTGTGCCTACCATGCTCGCGCGGGTTCTCGACCGCGACTCTGTTGCCGCCGACCTCTCTTCGCTGCGCAGGGTCATCTATGGCGGCGCGCCCATGCCCGTGGATCGGCTGCTGCAGGGACTCGAGTTGCTTGGCCAGGTGTTCATACAGATCTACGGTCTCACCGAGTGCACGTGGCCGGCAACAACGTTGCTCCAGTCCGAGCACCCCTTGTCGGGAAGCCTCGACGAACGCAGCAGCAGGTTGAGATCCTGCGGCCGGCCGGCGCGACGGGTCGAAGTGCGGGTAGTCGACGAGGCGGGGCGGGATGTCGTTGGCGCGTTGCCGGGGGAAGTGCTGCTTCGCGGCCCCAACACCATGAGTGGCTACTGGCGGGCCGGAAAAAAATCGCCGGGCCAGGCTTCGGCTGACGAGCGCGACCCCCGCGGGCTCGACGAGCAGGGCTGGGTGCACACCGGCGACCTCGGGTTTTTTGACGACGAAGGTTTTCTTACAGTGCTCGACCGTCTCGATGACACCATCATCACCGGCGGCTTCAACGTCCACCCGCGCGAGGTGGAGGACGCCTTGTCCAGCCATCCCGCGGTACTGGAATCAGCCGTGGTCGGCCGTGATGACCCCGAGTGGGGCCGATCGGTGCACGCAGTGGTCGTGTGCAGGCCCGGTGCGCAAGTGGACGAGCAGGAACTCAAGCAGCACTGCGCGGCGCTGTTGTCAGCTTACAAGAAGCCGCGCACGGTGGAGTTTGCCGACTCCCTGCCCCGCAACCCGTCGGGGAAAACGCTCAGGCGCGTGTTGCGGAGCTGA
- a CDS encoding VWA domain-containing protein, which translates to MFIKRFLLTLRQSTGLRRRLEGYTVSALFHLLLVLLLATITISAGGEGFGLGLRSDKTRVHLSLKEESVDEADLENLIETVEIKPIEVQRVRPQDVRLPELASFAAPMPSADRLRDLSSRHNPTASTGSRSARFGSFLGSLRKSGLDVALVVDSTASMQDVIDDIKDNSLQLVGRIQELVPIARIGVVAFRDRGERFVVRWSDLSFHGSKIRDFIGDIEAGGGGDWEEGVRQGVEAAMDELSWRRRSKKVIIVIGSSPPHASDLDAIDALAREFNGTGGVLSTIDLTRRMHERYEIRLHTWLYGEPPDKISPLPEFYQEVRRSYRAMANAGGGEMAALGSDEELAEQVLYFAFGSQWQKEVDRFKAVY; encoded by the coding sequence TTGTTCATTAAGCGCTTTCTTCTGACCCTGAGGCAGAGCACCGGGCTTCGCCGCCGCCTCGAGGGCTACACGGTATCGGCCCTGTTCCACCTACTGCTGGTGTTATTGCTGGCCACGATCACCATATCGGCTGGCGGAGAAGGCTTCGGCCTGGGCCTGAGATCAGATAAAACGCGGGTGCATCTTTCGCTCAAGGAAGAAAGCGTCGATGAAGCCGACCTCGAAAACCTCATTGAGACGGTCGAGATAAAGCCGATAGAGGTGCAAAGGGTGCGGCCCCAGGACGTGCGCCTGCCCGAGCTGGCCAGCTTTGCCGCTCCCATGCCCAGCGCCGATCGGCTGCGCGACCTGTCGTCTCGCCACAACCCCACCGCGAGCACCGGCAGCCGCTCGGCCCGTTTTGGTAGCTTTCTGGGCAGCCTGCGCAAGTCGGGACTGGACGTCGCGCTGGTGGTCGATTCGACCGCGAGCATGCAGGATGTCATTGACGATATAAAGGACAACAGCCTCCAGCTGGTCGGCCGCATACAGGAGCTGGTGCCGATAGCGAGAATTGGAGTGGTCGCCTTTCGCGACCGAGGTGAGCGCTTCGTAGTTCGTTGGTCCGATCTCAGTTTTCACGGTAGCAAGATCCGCGACTTTATCGGCGACATCGAAGCTGGCGGTGGTGGTGACTGGGAAGAGGGTGTACGCCAAGGCGTCGAAGCCGCCATGGACGAGCTGTCGTGGCGACGCAGGTCTAAGAAAGTAATCATAGTGATAGGCAGCTCACCGCCGCACGCCTCCGATCTCGACGCCATCGACGCGCTGGCCAGGGAATTCAACGGTACCGGCGGGGTGCTCAGCACCATCGACCTGACCCGCCGCATGCACGAACGCTACGAGATCCGACTCCACACCTGGCTTTACGGCGAGCCCCCGGACAAAATCTCTCCCCTGCCCGAGTTCTACCAGGAAGTCCGACGCAGCTACCGGGCGATGGCCAACGCGGGCGGAGGCGAAATGGCCGCCCTCGGCAGCGACGAAGAACTGGCCGAGCAGGTCCTCTACTTTGCCTTCGGCTCGCAGTGGCAGAAAGAAGTAGACCGTTTCAAGGCCGTGTACTGA